In Dermacentor andersoni chromosome 4, qqDerAnde1_hic_scaffold, whole genome shotgun sequence, the following proteins share a genomic window:
- the LOC126536585 gene encoding uncharacterized protein: MVTTVWLVLAALTAGCRVTSGQQLPFWDANSYVDQIILTRLRTHREDVDPLEVPPFALHNSHDKRYGPVRFQTSNVTGLSRLARLQRGDQCASVTDEFPDRANVTCHVTFDAIKVYLDSLLTRDGHEVLDIKANVTFRNVLARLDVYFAPWYDPVANLTVGATFSDLRSTFDGLTKTPETQKLLWGYEKVAKDIVAQAITVEVSNVLTKVASELVFPCCSSR; this comes from the exons ATGGTGACAACCGTCTGGCTCGTTTTAGCGG CGCTGACTGCCGGTTGCCGTGTGACGAGTGGCCAGCAGCTGCCCTTCTGGGACGCCAACAGCTACGTGGACCAGATCATCCTGACGAGACTGCGGACACACAGGGAGGACGTCGATCCCCTAGAGGTGCCGCCATTCGCTCTGCACAACAGCCACGATAAGCGGTACGGCCCGGTGCGCTTTCAGACATCGAACGTCACCGGCCTGAGCCGACTCGCCCGATTGCAGCGTGGAGACCAGTGCGCCAGCGTCACCGACGAGTTCCCCGACAGGGCCAACGTCACCTGCCACGTCACCTTCGACGCCATCAAG GTGTACCTGGACAGCCTTCTGACTCGTGATGGCCACGAAGTCTTGGATATCAAAGCCAACGTGACATTCCGAAACGTGCTGGCGCGGcttgacgtgtactttgcaccGTGGTACGACCCGGTGGCCAACCTCACCGTCGGCGCCACTTTCAGCGACCTGCGTTCGACATTTGACGGCCTCACCAAGACGCCTGAAACGCAAAAGCTCCTCTGGGGCTACGAAAAGGTAGCGAAGGACATCGTCGCCCAGGCCATTACTGTGGAAGTCAGCAACGTTTTGACTAAAGTCGCGTCGGAGCTGGTATTTCCATGCTGCAGCAGCAGGTGA